The Oreochromis niloticus isolate F11D_XX linkage group LG13, O_niloticus_UMD_NMBU, whole genome shotgun sequence genome has a window encoding:
- the LOC102076229 gene encoding circumsporozoite protein isoform X1, which translates to MDNLAEMAGQKVGSLVEGAVKGALNSANKNKDEKKGGGGIFSMFGGNKNKNKDKTDDKQKKDDKGAPLPNVPNKDGSGGKKPVPEGNLAGTAGGNVGPTIGGGAGGNVGPTMGGGAGGNVGPTMGGGAGGNVGPTIGGGAGGNVGPTMGGGAGGNVGPTMGGGAGGSGGSAGPVAQGGVTADRDLMDDLFELGEEMKGN; encoded by the exons ATGGACAACCTCGCAGAGATGGCCGGCCAAAAAGTGG GTAGCTTGGTGGAGGGGGCAGTGAAGGGAGCTCTGAATTCAGCCAACAAGAACAAAGATGAGAAGAAAGGAGGCGGCGGCATCTTCTCGATGTTTGGAggcaacaagaacaaaaacaaggacaaaacagatgacaaacagaagaaagacGATAAAGGAGCACCCCTCCCAAATGTGCCCAACAAAGATGGTAGTGGGGGCAAGAAACCAGTACCTGAAGGGAATCTAGCGGGAACTGCAGGAGGGAACGTGGGACCGACGATAGGAGGAG GTGCAGGAGGGAACGTGGGACCGACGATGGGAGGAGGTGCAGGAGGGAACGTGGGACCGACGATGGGAGGAGGTGCAGGAGGGAACGTGGGACCGACGATAGGAGGAGGTGCAGGAGGGAACGTGGGACCGACGATGGGAGGAGGTGCAGGAGGGAACGTGGGACCGACGATGGGAGGAGGTGCAGGAGGAAGTGGAGGATCAGCTGGACCTGTAGCACAGGGAGGAGTCACAGCAGACAGAG ATCTGATGGATGATCTGTTCGAGCTGGGAGAAGAAATGAAAGGGAACTGA
- the LOC102076079 gene encoding uncharacterized protein LOC102076079, protein MDTRLREFLTERKVEEDVIKKLEDENIDETVIPLMTDSDLAKYIPKVGDRVSTVAFCRQATLSRTSPSRKESILSRLRQRLTGAEGMPPKKRLSQWAENTNAKRTVRRIELGWMDFDEEKGGFKQVKSVSGGGTRHLSVDKNETVANIKLMAENLFFPNGISKKPKSLSHYSTHIESSQMHVDASSTVDELYKQSKVKILRLYLCTRKKTQQQPQDVEADHAITQPSVVDLTDNEHNQAADDLLVENINSEPSNHFVINDGASISGYLELNDALPWDGLPIVGESEDSDAVVIISGDNRVDISVVELNPETPFTEKESDPPHHTSSLSAGLTGEANIPDQAPPEPRSCPVILTVRRGHCLTDLISAFKDSNIISSEVNIKMLLPNGELEQGEGSGVLRDCLTEFWMDFYDSCTLGVEVKVPFIRHDFQCEEWQAIARVFVVGWKQAGYFPVKLAIPFLEEILYGSTTSSLKDSFLLYVSQEERSVLLKALDDFSSVDTDELLEVLDAHECKQVPTKDTLLPVLAQIGHKVIIQAPMFVIKCWRPVVGSVAGLLPPEGLHHFIAEKKPTVKTVKELLIFPEEMTAAQSTVSRYLKRYIGEIDFNYLQLFLRFCTGSNLLDKAILIEFIETTDFLRRPQSHTCGCVLKLPLGYHSYPDFRSEFNSILASSMWVMDVV, encoded by the exons ATGGATACTCGGCTGCGAGAATTTTTAACAGAGCGGAAAGTTGAAGAAGATGTGATCAAGAAACTTGAAGATGAGAAT ATTGATGAAACTGTCATTCCCTTAATGACAGACAGTGACCTGGCAAAGTACATCCCCAAAGTTGGCGATAGAGTCTCCACTGTGGCCTTCTGCAGACAAGCAACACTGTCACGGACGTCACCATCCAGGAAAGAATCTATACTCTCAAGGCTACGACAAAGACTGACAGGAGCTGAGGGAATGCCTCCTAAAAAGAGATTGTCTCAGTGggcagaaaatacaaatgcaaaaCGAACAGTGAGACGAATTGAGCTTGGCTGGATGGATTTTGATGAAGAGAAGGGTGGGTTCAAACAGGTGAAGTCTGTAAGTGGTGGTGGAACAAGGCATTTATCTGTagataaaaatgaaacagtGGCAAATATCAAACTTATggctgaaaatctttttttccccaatggcatctcaaaaaaacccaaaagtcTTTCACACTATTCAACTCATATTGAGAGCTCACAGATGCATGTGGATGCTTCCAGTACAGTTGATGAGTTGTATAAGCAAAGTAAGGTCAAAATTCTGCGACTTTATCTGTGTAccagaaagaaaacacaacagcagccccAAGACGTAGAGGCCGATCATGCAATAACCCAGCCCTCTGTGGTAGATCTCACTGACAATGAACATAATCAGGCCGCTGATGATCTGTTGGTGGAAAACATAAATTCAGAACCATCAAACCACTTTGTAATTAATGATGGAGCTTCCATAAGTGGATATTTGGAACTGAATGACGCACTACCATGGGATGGTCTGCCAATTGTAGGTGAAAGTGAAGATTCTGATgcagttgttattattagtgGGGATAACAGGGTGGATATTAGTGTGGTTGAACTAAACCCTGAAACACCGTTTACAGAAAAAGAGTCTGATCCACCTCATCACACATCGTCTCTCTCAGCGGGGCTGACAGGAGAGGCCAATATTCCTGACCAAGCACCCCCTGAACCACGATCTTGTCCTGTGATACTGACTGTTAGAAGAGGTCATTGTCTTACTGATTTGATCAGTGCCTTTAAGGACTCAAACATTATTTCATCTGAGGTCAATATCAAAATGTTGTTACCAAATGGAGAGCTTGAACAGGGGGAAGGAAGTGGTGTTTTGCGGGACTGCCTGACAGAATTTTGGATGGATTTCTATGACAGCTGCACATTGGGAGTTGAGGTGAAAGTCCCATTCATCCGGCATGACTTTCAGTGTGAAGAATGGCAGGCTATAGCTAGAGTGTTTGTTGTAGGGTGGAAACAAGCTGGTTACTTCCCAGTGAAGCTTGCAATACCCTTTCTGGAGGAGATATTGTATGGCTCGACAACCAGTAGTTTAAAAGATTCCTTTCTTTTGTACGTCTCACAAGAAGAGCGATCTGTTCTCCTGAAGGCTTTGGATGACTTCAGTTCAGTGGATACAGATGAATTGCTGGAAGTACTTGATGCACATGAGTGCAAGCAGGTTCCTACCAAGGACACACTGCTCCCTGTTTTGGCACAGATAGGACACAAAGTAATTATTCAGGCCCCAATGTTTGTAATCAAGTGCTGGCGTCCCGttgtgggttctgtagctggtTTACTCCCACCAGAAGGACTGCATCATTTCATTGCAGAAAAAAAGCCAACTGTAAAAACAGTGAAGGAGCTTCTAATCTTTCCAGAGGAGATGACAGCTGCCCAGTCAACAGTTTCTCGTTACCTGAAAAGGTACATTGGAGAAATTGATTTCAATTATCTTCAGCTGTTCCTGCGGTTCTGTACAGGATCCAATCTGTTGGATAAAGCCATACTAATTGAGTTCATAGAAACTACAGATTTCCTCCGCAGACCACAATCCCACACATGTGGATGTGTACTAAAGCTGCCCCTTGGTTATCACAGCTATCCAGACTTTCGCAGTGAATTTAACAGCATTCTCGCAAGCTCTATGTGGGTGATGGATGTGGTGTAG
- the LOC102075950 gene encoding putative glycine-rich cell wall structural protein 1 isoform X1, producing the protein MADGIARAVGQQAGKVVEGGVKKAMNAYAQKGQKGGQEGEKKKEGGGGGGGLNIDDVLSFDGGNKNEGQGGGGGGGGGGGLGNVVGGLFK; encoded by the exons ATGGCAGACGGGATTGCGCGTGCTGTGGGACAGCAAGCCG GTAAGGTGGTGGAGGGTGGAGTGAAGAAGGCCATGAATGCATACGCGCAGAAGGGGCAGAAGGGTGGCCAGGAGGgtgagaagaagaaggaaggaggaggaggaggaggaggcctaAATATCGACGACGTGCTGTCATTCGACGGTGGAAACAAAAACGAGGgtcagggaggaggaggaggtggaggaggtggaggag GTCTGGGGAACGTCGTTGGCGGGTTGTTTAAATAG
- the LOC102075950 gene encoding calpain clp-1-like isoform X2 yields the protein MADGIARAVGQQAGKVVEGGVKKAMNAYAQKGQKGGQEGEKKKEGGGGGGGLNIDDVLSFDGGNKNEGQGGGGGGGGLGNVVGGLFK from the exons ATGGCAGACGGGATTGCGCGTGCTGTGGGACAGCAAGCCG GTAAGGTGGTGGAGGGTGGAGTGAAGAAGGCCATGAATGCATACGCGCAGAAGGGGCAGAAGGGTGGCCAGGAGGgtgagaagaagaaggaaggaggaggaggaggaggaggcctaAATATCGACGACGTGCTGTCATTCGACGGTGGAAACAAAAACGAGGgtcagggaggaggaggaggtggaggag GTCTGGGGAACGTCGTTGGCGGGTTGTTTAAATAG
- the LOC102076229 gene encoding circumsporozoite protein isoform X3 → MDNLAEMAGQKVGSLVEGAVKGALNSANKNKDEKKGGGGIFSMFGGNKNKNKDKTDDKQKKDDKGAPLPNVPNKDGSGGKKPVPEGNLAGTAGGNVGPTIGGGAGGSGGSAGPVAQGGVTADRDLMDDLFELGEEMKGN, encoded by the exons ATGGACAACCTCGCAGAGATGGCCGGCCAAAAAGTGG GTAGCTTGGTGGAGGGGGCAGTGAAGGGAGCTCTGAATTCAGCCAACAAGAACAAAGATGAGAAGAAAGGAGGCGGCGGCATCTTCTCGATGTTTGGAggcaacaagaacaaaaacaaggacaaaacagatgacaaacagaagaaagacGATAAAGGAGCACCCCTCCCAAATGTGCCCAACAAAGATGGTAGTGGGGGCAAGAAACCAGTACCTGAAGGGAATCTAGCGGGAACTGCAGGAGGGAACGTGGGACCGACGATAGGAGGAG GTGCAGGAGGAAGTGGAGGATCAGCTGGACCTGTAGCACAGGGAGGAGTCACAGCAGACAGAG ATCTGATGGATGATCTGTTCGAGCTGGGAGAAGAAATGAAAGGGAACTGA
- the LOC102076229 gene encoding circumsporozoite protein isoform X2 has protein sequence MDNLAEMAGQKVGSLVEGAVKGALNSANKNKDEKKGGGGIFSMFGGNKNKNKDKTDDKQKKDDKGAPLPNVPNKDGSGGKKPVPEGNLAGTAGGNVGPTIGGGAGGNVGPTMGGGAGGNVGPTMGGGAGGSGGSAGPVAQGGVTADRDLMDDLFELGEEMKGN, from the exons ATGGACAACCTCGCAGAGATGGCCGGCCAAAAAGTGG GTAGCTTGGTGGAGGGGGCAGTGAAGGGAGCTCTGAATTCAGCCAACAAGAACAAAGATGAGAAGAAAGGAGGCGGCGGCATCTTCTCGATGTTTGGAggcaacaagaacaaaaacaaggacaaaacagatgacaaacagaagaaagacGATAAAGGAGCACCCCTCCCAAATGTGCCCAACAAAGATGGTAGTGGGGGCAAGAAACCAGTACCTGAAGGGAATCTAGCGGGAACTGCAGGAGGGAACGTGGGACCGACGATAGGAGGAG GTGCAGGAGGGAACGTGGGACCGACGATGGGAGGAGGTGCAGGAGGGAACGTGGGACCGACGATGGGAGGAG GTGCAGGAGGAAGTGGAGGATCAGCTGGACCTGTAGCACAGGGAGGAGTCACAGCAGACAGAG ATCTGATGGATGATCTGTTCGAGCTGGGAGAAGAAATGAAAGGGAACTGA